Proteins encoded within one genomic window of Pedobacter africanus:
- the miaB gene encoding tRNA (N6-isopentenyl adenosine(37)-C2)-methylthiotransferase MiaB: MIDLELTDKKHDEARQGEALVVDAPLVRNGRKLYIESYGCQMNFADSEIVASILLDQGFETTGDYKEADVVFINTCSIRENAEQRVRNRLSQFGAEKRKNPKLIVGVLGCMAERLKSKFLEEEKLVDVVVGPDAYRELPQLLNEVESGQKAINVLLSREETYADINPVRLNGNGITAFISIMRGCDNMCSFCVVPFTRGRERSRDPHSILAEAQDLFNKGYKEITLLGQNVDSYKWKGTDTQENNENLAIEVNFAQLLEKVALISPELRIRFSTSHPKDITDEVLYTIAKYDNICNYIHLPVQSGSTRVLELMNRTYTREWYINRVDAIKRIIPDCAISSDIIAGFCTETEEEHQETLSIMDYVGYDFAFTFSYSERPGTLAARKLEDDIPEEVKKRRLAEILAKQQETSLFRLQQFVGKTVRILVEGTSKKSDKDFCGRNDQNAMVVFPATEGVKAGQYVNVHIDRCTSATLLGTVVN, translated from the coding sequence ATGATTGATTTAGAGCTGACAGATAAGAAACACGATGAAGCGCGCCAGGGTGAGGCTTTGGTTGTTGATGCACCTTTGGTACGCAATGGCCGGAAGCTGTACATTGAAAGTTATGGCTGCCAGATGAATTTTGCCGACAGCGAAATTGTTGCCTCGATTTTACTGGATCAGGGTTTTGAAACTACGGGCGACTATAAAGAAGCTGATGTGGTATTCATCAACACCTGCTCTATCCGTGAAAACGCAGAACAACGGGTACGCAACAGATTGTCGCAATTCGGAGCAGAGAAACGCAAAAATCCAAAACTGATTGTAGGGGTACTCGGCTGCATGGCCGAGCGATTGAAATCTAAATTCCTGGAAGAGGAAAAACTGGTTGACGTTGTGGTTGGCCCTGATGCCTATCGTGAGCTTCCGCAGTTGCTGAACGAGGTAGAAAGTGGCCAGAAAGCCATCAATGTGCTTTTATCCCGTGAGGAAACTTATGCCGATATCAATCCCGTACGTTTGAACGGAAATGGCATCACTGCATTCATTTCTATCATGCGCGGCTGCGACAACATGTGCTCTTTCTGTGTTGTGCCTTTTACAAGAGGCCGCGAAAGAAGCAGGGATCCGCATTCTATACTTGCCGAAGCACAGGACCTGTTTAACAAGGGTTATAAGGAGATTACTTTATTGGGGCAAAACGTCGATTCTTACAAGTGGAAGGGTACTGATACGCAAGAAAACAACGAAAACCTGGCAATTGAAGTTAACTTTGCCCAGTTACTGGAAAAAGTTGCGCTGATCAGCCCTGAACTCCGGATCAGGTTTTCCACTTCCCACCCTAAAGACATTACGGACGAAGTTTTGTACACGATCGCCAAATACGATAACATCTGTAACTACATACACCTGCCTGTTCAATCCGGCAGCACACGGGTTCTGGAATTGATGAACCGTACTTATACCCGGGAATGGTACATCAACAGGGTGGACGCCATCAAACGGATCATACCCGACTGTGCCATCTCATCGGATATCATTGCAGGCTTTTGTACGGAAACAGAAGAAGAGCATCAGGAAACCCTGAGCATTATGGACTACGTAGGCTATGATTTCGCTTTCACTTTCAGTTATTCGGAAAGACCGGGAACATTGGCTGCGAGAAAGCTGGAAGATGACATCCCTGAAGAAGTAAAAAAACGCAGGCTTGCCGAGATCCTAGCCAAACAACAGGAAACTTCTTTGTTCCGCCTGCAACAATTTGTTGGAAAAACTGTTAGGATTCTTGTAGAGGGGACCTCTAAAAAATCGGATAAGGACTTTTGTGGCCGGAACGACCAGAATGCAATGGTTGTTTTCCCCGCTACAGAGGGGGTAAAAGCCGGTCAGTATGTAAATGTGCATATAGACCGTTGTACTTCAGCTACGTTGCTAGGTACAGTGGTGAACTAG